One window of Quercus robur chromosome 5, dhQueRobu3.1, whole genome shotgun sequence genomic DNA carries:
- the LOC126725138 gene encoding xylose isomerase-like isoform X3: MLKQWYKFSGYGQEKNETNFGFINKLGFDWWCFHDRDIAPDGKTLEESNANLDEVVALAKKLQAFTRMRLIFRIYDG, from the exons ATGCTGAAGCAATGGTACAAATTCAGTGGCTATGGCCAAGAGAAGAA TGAAACCAATTTTGGATTCATAAACAAGCTTGGATTTGATTGGTGGTGCTTCCATGACAGGGATATAGCCCCTGATGGCAAAACCCTAGAG GAAAGTAACGCAAACTTGGATGAAGTAGTGGCCCTTGCCAAGAAGCTTCAG GCTTTTACCAGAATGAGACTGATTTTCAGGATTTATGATGGCTGA
- the LOC126725138 gene encoding xylose isomerase-like isoform X1, giving the protein MLKQWYKFSGYGQEKNETNFGFINKLGFDWWCFHDRDIAPDGKTLEESNANLDEVVALAKKLQTAAKYECQRENFFNELEIVFADVAFTRMRLIFRIYDG; this is encoded by the exons ATGCTGAAGCAATGGTACAAATTCAGTGGCTATGGCCAAGAGAAGAA TGAAACCAATTTTGGATTCATAAACAAGCTTGGATTTGATTGGTGGTGCTTCCATGACAGGGATATAGCCCCTGATGGCAAAACCCTAGAG GAAAGTAACGCAAACTTGGATGAAGTAGTGGCCCTTGCCAAGAAGCTTCAG ACTGCTGCAAAGTACGAATGTCAGAGAGAGAACTTTTTCAATGAGCTGGAGATTGTCTTTGCTGATGTG GCTTTTACCAGAATGAGACTGATTTTCAGGATTTATGATGGCTGA
- the LOC126725138 gene encoding xylose isomerase-like isoform X2 has translation MLKQWYKFSGYGQEKNETNFGFINKLGFDWWCFHDRDIAPDGKTLEESNANLDEVVALAKKLQKVVLPLMECDGKCLRPCEVGREGGMMNKD, from the exons ATGCTGAAGCAATGGTACAAATTCAGTGGCTATGGCCAAGAGAAGAA TGAAACCAATTTTGGATTCATAAACAAGCTTGGATTTGATTGGTGGTGCTTCCATGACAGGGATATAGCCCCTGATGGCAAAACCCTAGAG GAAAGTAACGCAAACTTGGATGAAGTAGTGGCCCTTGCCAAGAAGCTTCAG AAAGTTGTGCTGCCTTTGATGGAATGTGATGGGAAATGTTTGAGACCGTGCGAAGTTGGGAGGGAGGGGGGAATGATGAACAAGGATTAG